GTGCCGGAGCTCGTCCCCGGGTCGTGGAACGAGCTGCTCGACGTGCTGGCGGCGACCGACTGGCCGCAGGTGCACGGGCTGCGCACGCAGCTCGTCTACCGCGGCCTGTCCTGCGCGCGGCGGTCGCTGCGCACCAGCCTGTCCCGGCTGGCCGAGGCCCCCGGCGACGTCGAGCACCACCTGGTGCGCAACTTCCGCAAGTACGCGCGCTCGTCGTCGGTCTCCCGCGCCGACACCGTGTGGAACTGGCTCAGCGTCGGGCAGCACCACGGCCTGCCGACGCGGCTGCTGGACTGGACGTTCTCGCCGTACGTCGCCCTGCACTTCGCCACCCACGACGTCACCACCGAGGGCGAGGCGGAACGCGACGGCGTCGTCTGGTGCGTCGACTACCGCTCCGTCCACGAGCACCTGCCGGCGAAGCTCGCCGAGCTGCTGCGCGCCGAGGGCGCAGACGTGTTCACCACCGAGCTGCTCGCCGACGGCGCCACCGACCTGGCGGCGTTCGACGCGCTGGCGGGGGAGACCGGGCCGTTCGCGCTGTTCTTCGAGCCGCCGTCGCTGGACGACCGGATCGTCAACCAGGCGGCCGTGTTCTCGGTGCTGGCCGGCACCTGGGACGGGCTGGACGACTGGCTCG
This region of Mycobacteriales bacterium genomic DNA includes:
- a CDS encoding FRG domain-containing protein; the protein is MPELVPGSWNELLDVLAATDWPQVHGLRTQLVYRGLSCARRSLRTSLSRLAEAPGDVEHHLVRNFRKYARSSSVSRADTVWNWLSVGQHHGLPTRLLDWTFSPYVALHFATHDVTTEGEAERDGVVWCVDYRSVHEHLPAKLAELLRAEGADVFTTELLADGATDLAAFDALAGETGPFALFFEPPSLDDRIVNQAAVFSVLAGTWDGLDDWLGEHPGMARRVVVKADLRWEVRDRLDQANVTERVLFPGLDGLAAWLHRYYGPRPTRPARPGVVRDGPAGAESGPPGRTG